From a single Bacteroidota bacterium genomic region:
- a CDS encoding transcriptional repressor — MTHQHDHLQQLLRTHDIRHTDGRMAILEHFDHVGHALSQPDLEKALGEQFDRVTIYRTLTLYLEKGILHKVLDDSGAMKYALCPDTCGTHDHQHEHVHFKCLRCGNTSCIEDLEVPRIVLPKGYTLSEANFLLSGVCLQCNAAKEKLEIRN; from the coding sequence CTCCGCACCCACGACATCCGTCATACGGACGGAAGGATGGCGATTTTGGAGCATTTTGACCATGTTGGGCATGCCCTTTCACAACCTGATCTGGAGAAAGCGCTTGGCGAACAATTTGACCGGGTCACCATTTACCGGACGCTGACGCTGTATTTGGAAAAAGGGATTTTACACAAAGTGCTCGATGATTCCGGCGCAATGAAGTATGCGCTTTGTCCTGATACGTGCGGCACACACGACCATCAGCATGAGCATGTCCATTTTAAGTGCCTGCGATGCGGAAATACAAGCTGTATCGAGGATTTGGAAGTCCCACGGATCGTTTTGCCCAAAGGCTACACGCTTTCAGAAGCCAATTTCTTGCTGAGCGGGGTCTGTTTGCAGTGCAATGCCGCAAAGGAGAAATTAGAAATTAGAAATTAG
- a CDS encoding NifU family protein: MTKVINIHPVKVPNPLAMKFEVDDLLLTPGAYSFWSAEEAKKSPLAVKLFGLDYVAGVFIAKNFITVTKKDEEPIWDSVLIDARILIKKHLEDSEPLFDFDGTQAPPLPEKEDYLSEKIRETIDRQIQPATWQDGGEIYFESFVDGVVKVKLAGACMGCPFAPRTLKHGVEVLLKRHFPDVVSVTSDDVDWSDTQQEETPQQEESSPQP; the protein is encoded by the coding sequence ATGACAAAGGTGATCAACATCCATCCCGTCAAGGTACCCAATCCATTGGCGATGAAATTTGAGGTCGACGACCTGCTCCTGACGCCAGGTGCTTATAGCTTTTGGAGCGCAGAAGAGGCTAAAAAGTCGCCATTGGCGGTGAAACTCTTCGGTTTGGACTATGTCGCCGGGGTTTTTATTGCCAAAAACTTCATTACGGTGACCAAAAAGGACGAAGAACCGATTTGGGACAGCGTTTTGATCGATGCCCGCATTTTGATCAAAAAGCACTTGGAGGACAGCGAACCGTTGTTTGACTTTGATGGAACCCAGGCACCGCCATTGCCCGAGAAGGAGGATTATCTCAGCGAAAAGATCCGCGAGACCATCGATCGGCAGATTCAGCCGGCAACTTGGCAAGATGGCGGCGAGATCTACTTCGAATCCTTTGTCGATGGTGTAGTGAAAGTCAAACTTGCGGGTGCCTGCATGGGCTGTCCGTTCGCGCCACGCACGCTCAAACATGGTGTGGAGGTATTGCTGAAGCGCCATTTCCCGGACGTTGTCTCGGTGACGAGTGACGATGTCGATTGGAGTGATACGCAGCAAGAGGAAACGCCACAGCAGGAAGAATCATCCCCACAGCCGTGA
- a CDS encoding T9SS type A sorting domain-containing protein: MRNSSFAFLLLSLWTLSALHAQNAIPRWDSVRVLESNILLRNPAAGGFNIPEFSPIDLDQDGTQDLFVFDRSGKKVITFLNRGTAGQVDYDFAPEYVSAFPAGITDFALLRDFNCDGKADLFFGTSNGIKVYENTSVSGNLSFQLFRDTLLTDLGAGPAVAYLYQGDLPDFVDVDGDSDLDMLTFNQFGTVVEWHKNLAVENTGNCNGLELIRADACWGNFQESGLNQTITLGINCRVAPGQTQPVKPSAHSGSTIAAFDEDADGDYELVIGDLTYDGLTYLHNAGTNVDAEMDSIDATFPSYAASVQLDVFAAAFFMDANNDGKKDMLVGANNPNVSVNYDNSWYYQNIAPGNGVVLERVTRNFLTSEMIDAGLCAFPVLFDHNADGLMDLVVGNYSRKITASNVNSGLVLYENTGTANSPEFRLTSRNYAALTNAFNPAILGMTPAFGDMDGDGDQDLMIGDADGKLHYVQNTAPSGQVANFPNVTVQYFNIDIGQFATPSLADIDRDGDLDLIVGEITGNLNFFENTGTAQAAVFSNIPNTETWGNVDTEPICCTGFSVPFIFENPQTNRFDMIVGSEKGDLFYYKDFESELGGTFTLDQGNFGEIKEGQRTAIVGGDLNGDNVWEWMVGNVRGGIGFYSGNGLVSTDADPLVPMTSDWSVFPNPSANLFNIKVEQHLANGTMSISLLNLQGQELLAQTNLAAAKGTTLDLSSFAPGIYFLRMELNGVFGGVKRIEVMR, translated from the coding sequence ATGAGAAATTCCAGCTTCGCCTTTCTGCTTTTGAGCCTTTGGACCTTGAGTGCACTTCACGCTCAAAATGCGATTCCACGCTGGGACAGCGTGCGGGTTTTGGAATCCAACATCTTGCTCCGCAATCCCGCTGCCGGCGGATTCAACATTCCGGAGTTTTCGCCAATCGACCTGGACCAAGACGGCACGCAGGATCTTTTCGTCTTCGATCGATCGGGCAAAAAGGTCATTACCTTTCTGAATCGCGGCACCGCCGGCCAAGTCGACTACGATTTTGCGCCCGAATATGTCAGCGCTTTTCCGGCAGGCATCACGGATTTTGCCCTTTTGCGCGACTTCAATTGCGATGGAAAAGCCGATCTTTTCTTCGGGACAAGCAACGGAATCAAGGTCTATGAAAACACTTCGGTGAGCGGGAATTTGAGTTTCCAGCTTTTCCGGGACACACTTCTGACCGACCTCGGTGCAGGTCCCGCAGTGGCTTACCTCTACCAAGGTGACCTCCCCGATTTCGTGGATGTCGACGGCGATTCTGATCTGGACATGCTCACATTCAATCAGTTTGGCACCGTCGTCGAATGGCACAAGAACCTCGCCGTGGAAAATACCGGTAATTGTAATGGATTGGAATTGATTCGTGCTGACGCATGTTGGGGGAATTTCCAAGAAAGTGGTCTGAATCAAACGATTACCCTGGGCATCAACTGTCGTGTCGCCCCTGGCCAAACCCAGCCCGTCAAGCCAAGTGCCCACTCGGGAAGTACCATTGCCGCATTTGACGAAGATGCAGATGGCGACTACGAATTGGTGATCGGTGACCTCACATACGACGGTCTCACCTACCTGCACAATGCAGGAACCAACGTGGATGCCGAAATGGATTCAATCGACGCGACATTTCCCTCTTATGCAGCTTCCGTGCAGCTTGATGTTTTCGCAGCTGCATTTTTCATGGATGCCAACAACGACGGCAAAAAAGACATGCTCGTCGGGGCCAACAACCCCAATGTTTCCGTCAACTACGACAATAGCTGGTACTATCAGAATATCGCTCCCGGTAATGGCGTTGTGCTGGAACGCGTCACCCGCAACTTTTTGACTTCCGAGATGATCGATGCCGGTCTTTGTGCCTTCCCCGTGCTGTTTGACCACAATGCAGATGGCCTGATGGATTTAGTGGTCGGCAACTATTCGCGCAAAATCACGGCCTCCAATGTCAATTCTGGACTCGTACTCTACGAAAACACAGGAACGGCCAACTCGCCCGAATTTCGGTTGACAAGTCGGAACTATGCAGCTTTAACCAATGCCTTTAATCCCGCCATTTTGGGAATGACCCCGGCATTTGGAGATATGGATGGGGATGGCGACCAAGATCTGATGATCGGCGACGCCGACGGCAAACTGCATTATGTCCAAAATACGGCCCCAAGTGGCCAAGTAGCCAACTTTCCCAACGTCACCGTTCAATATTTCAACATCGACATCGGTCAGTTTGCAACGCCGTCTTTGGCAGATATCGACCGTGATGGAGACTTGGATCTGATTGTCGGCGAGATTACCGGCAACTTGAACTTTTTTGAAAACACTGGAACCGCACAAGCTGCGGTTTTCAGCAACATTCCCAATACCGAAACCTGGGGCAACGTGGACACCGAACCCATCTGCTGCACAGGATTCAGTGTACCTTTTATATTCGAGAATCCGCAGACCAACCGCTTTGACATGATTGTCGGCTCGGAAAAAGGCGATTTGTTTTATTACAAAGACTTCGAAAGCGAATTGGGCGGAACCTTCACGTTGGACCAAGGTAATTTTGGAGAAATCAAGGAAGGTCAGCGTACCGCCATCGTCGGAGGCGACCTCAATGGCGACAATGTCTGGGAGTGGATGGTCGGAAACGTGCGGGGTGGCATTGGTTTCTATTCAGGAAATGGCCTAGTTTCTACCGACGCGGATCCCTTGGTTCCGATGACCAGTGATTGGTCAGTATTCCCAAACCCCAGCGCCAACTTATTCAATATCAAGGTTGAGCAACACCTGGCGAATGGCACGATGAGCATCAGTCTGTTGAATCTGCAAGGACAAGAATTGCTGGCGCAAACGAATTTGGCTGCGGCCAAAGGCACAACCTTGGACCTGTCATCTTTTGCACCGGGAATTTATTTCCTGCGAATGGAATTGAATGGCGTGTTTGGCGGGGTCAAGCGGATCGAGGTGATGCGCTGA
- a CDS encoding MerC domain-containing protein, which produces MHAHTHKGVNRSNRISALLSLACAIHCAAMPMLISILPLIGMQFLASHLMEGLLLAFGVGFGLYGVIRSYIYQHRDIRPVIALALGTLLIAGGFFFAPENLEPYFVSTGAIGIAIAQVLNIRSCKRCAHTHD; this is translated from the coding sequence ATGCACGCACATACCCACAAAGGAGTCAATCGCAGCAATCGCATCAGTGCCTTGCTCAGTCTTGCCTGCGCGATTCATTGCGCGGCGATGCCCATGTTGATTTCAATTCTACCCTTGATCGGAATGCAATTTTTGGCTTCCCACTTGATGGAGGGTCTTTTGTTGGCGTTTGGTGTCGGATTTGGACTTTACGGTGTGATCCGTTCCTATATTTATCAACACCGCGACATCAGACCCGTGATCGCCTTGGCACTTGGAACGCTCTTGATTGCAGGCGGTTTTTTCTTTGCCCCGGAAAACTTGGAGCCCTACTTCGTCTCGACCGGGGCCATCGGCATCGCCATCGCCCAAGTACTCAACATCCGGTCCTGCAAGCGCTGCGCACATACGCACGATTGA
- the lipB gene encoding lipoyl(octanoyl) transferase LipB, with protein MPTAVKKPTVKFLDWGLVRYQEAWERQDVLLTEGVVIKTNNRKFPDQPTLTPKNYLVFCEHPHVYTLGKSGSLDNLLLSEAQLAEKGIDFFKINRGGDITYHGPGQIVGYPIFDLEQFRPDIHEYLRKMEESCIQTLAEYGIESGRIDGLTGVWLDVDGPNPRKIMAIGVRCSRWITMHGFAFNVNTDLSLFDNIIPCGIDDKGVTSIAKELGHAVDIEEVKEKMKAHMADLYGFEWE; from the coding sequence ATCCCCACAGCCGTGAAGAAGCCCACTGTAAAGTTTCTCGATTGGGGTTTGGTGCGCTATCAGGAAGCATGGGAGCGGCAAGACGTCTTGCTCACTGAAGGTGTGGTGATCAAAACCAACAACCGCAAATTTCCTGATCAGCCTACGCTCACTCCAAAAAATTACCTCGTTTTTTGCGAGCATCCGCATGTGTACACCCTCGGAAAAAGCGGGAGTTTGGACAATTTGCTGCTTTCCGAAGCGCAATTGGCGGAAAAGGGAATCGATTTCTTCAAAATCAACCGTGGCGGGGACATCACCTACCATGGTCCCGGCCAAATTGTCGGCTATCCGATTTTTGATTTGGAGCAATTCCGGCCCGATATCCATGAGTATCTGCGCAAAATGGAGGAAAGCTGTATTCAAACCTTGGCAGAATACGGCATTGAATCAGGGCGAATTGACGGCCTGACAGGCGTTTGGCTCGATGTTGACGGCCCGAATCCCAGGAAAATCATGGCCATTGGCGTGCGCTGCAGCCGGTGGATCACAATGCATGGCTTCGCCTTCAATGTGAATACGGATTTGAGCCTATTCGACAACATCATTCCCTGCGGCATCGACGATAAAGGCGTCACCTCCATTGCCAAAGAATTGGGGCATGCCGTTGACATCGAGGAGGTTAAAGAGAAGATGAAGGCCCACATGGCCGACCTTTACGGATTCGAATGGGAATGA